From Scophthalmus maximus strain ysfricsl-2021 chromosome 14, ASM2237912v1, whole genome shotgun sequence, one genomic window encodes:
- the cdk5r2b gene encoding cyclin-dependent kinase 5 activator 2b, giving the protein MGTVLSISPATKKASIMDADAAGDGPKHDKTLKRHSMFVSLSWKKLVANSAKKSAKKVTPNPLSTREPPPLPPPPPSSGQVAQRNSENIRKTHRTDEKKPKAPIPVPVPTVPTAPTAPTLNGEAVAQQGRLASVQKQPSSLSLVSPRRIVIQASTGELLRCLGDFMCRRCSRLKELSSGEVIIWFRNIDRTLLLQGWQDQGFITPANVVFVYLLCEDTISESVECAAALQGAFQTCLYLAYSYMGNEISYPLKPFMIESNKDVFWETSLRIIGRLSGKMLRLNADPHFFTEVFQDLKNQRDTGDANLDR; this is encoded by the coding sequence ATGGGCACCGTCCTCTCCATATCCCCCGCGACGAAGAAGGCGTCCATCATGGACGCGGACGCCGCGGGCGACGGGCCCAAGCACGACAAGACCCTCAAGCGGCACTCGATGTTCGTCTCGCTCTCCTGGAAGAAGCTGGTGGCCAACTCGGCCAAGAAGAGCGCCAAGAAAGTGACCCCCAACCCGCTGTCCACCCgcgagccgccgccgctgccgccgccgccgccgtcgtccgGCCAGGTGGCGCAGCGCAACAGCGAGAACATCAGGAAGACGCACCGCACCGACGAGAAGAAGCCCAAGGCGCCCATCCCCGTGCCGGTGCCCACGGTGCCCACGGCGCCCACGGCGCCCACGCTGAACGGCGAGGCCGTCGCCCAGCAAGGCAGGCTCGCCTCGGTGCAGAAGCAGCCCAGCAGCCTGTCGCTGGTGTCGCCGCGGCGCATCGTCATCCAGGCGTCGACGGGCGAGCTGCTGCGCTGCCTGGGGGACTTCATGTGCCGCCGGTGCTCCAGGCTCAAGGAGCTGAGCAGCGGCGAGGTGATCATCTGGTTCCGCAACATCGACCGGACCCTCCTGCTCCAGGGCTGGCAGGACCAGGGCTTCATCACGCCGGCCAACGTGGTGTTCGTGTACCTGCTGTGCGAGGACACGATCTCGGAGAGCGTCGAGTGCGCCGCCGCGCTGCAGGGCGCCTTCCAGACCTGCCTCTACCTCGCCTACTCCTACATGGGCAACGAGATCTCCTACCCGCTCAAGCCGTTCATGATCGAGTCGAACAAGGACGTGTTCTGGGAGACGTCGCTGCGGATCATCGGCCGGCTGAGCGGCAAGATGCTGCGGCTGAACGCGGACCCGCACTTTTTCACCGAGGTCTTCCAGGACCTGAAAAACCAACGCGACACCGGCGACGCGAACCTGGACCGCTGA